A region of the Ranitomeya imitator isolate aRanImi1 chromosome 5, aRanImi1.pri, whole genome shotgun sequence genome:
agagcagaacagcaaggaatgtggagaggagctgcagcaagggattactgcagttgcagaagctaagcagagcagagccacaaggaatgtggagaggagctgcagcaagagattgctgcagcaagagattactgcagccgcaggagctaagcagagcagagccacaaggaatgtggagaggagctgcagcaagagattactgcagccgcagaagctaagcagagcagagccacaaggaatgtggaggaggtaaagccacaaagctagAGAGCAGGCAGAACCACAAGAGTGCGGAgcaaaagcagactgagaacacaaggaaagacacagcagggaaggaagccacagacaaggagaccgagataagactaagtacatacaaggcaatggaacaagacacaagaacaaagacacagggaccaggatattctgcctcctggagggtggtAAACAAGATAAAGGCAAGGCAAAGAgagaagcctccagagagggagtaacacagagcaaggcctggcaaacgcaTAAGCTAaatacaaactgagctaacacattgcacaggccccgtccacagggtggagctgcactaaatactggaggcctcttggtaattggtcaggaacagattagacaggtgcacctgattcctataagaaccagagagttcaggcgccaccCCCCTactcacacagccaggaagcatgcagagggcagaggaacagaatatggagctggcaagaaacagaaaccacaacatgacctggagcagtgggtaagatactgtgagagatgagaggccatgccgtgatgccagcagagttgttacactcctTCAAACTTTTCTATGAAAATATCTACAATTTAGAGACACCATCCGCAATGCAAAACGTAATAGATGCATCATTTAAAATAAAAGACTTCTTAAATTCATTGCCTCTGCCTACTCTTAAAACATGATTGTGAAATGCTAACCTCTCAAGTCACCCAACATGAAATATTAGATATGCTTAAATCCGTTCCCAATGGGAAAACTCCCGGACCTGATGACATTCCAATTCTATACTATAAAAAAACTCACCATGTCACTACTCCCCTATTTAGTAAAATGTTTAATTCTTTCCTTTATGGTCTCCTTCCCCCATAAACAATTGTTAGAAGCTATTATTACAGTTATCCCTAAAGAAGGCAAAGACCCCTTATTATGTAGCAGGTACCGCCCAATTTCCCTGCTAAACACAGATATGAAACTGTGGGCTAAACTCCTAGATAGAAGGATAAATGACGTTCTAACATGGCTAATAAATCCAGATCAAGCTGGCTTTATCAAAATGCAGAGAAGGGAAGGATAATTCCTCTAAGTTAATCCATTCGATCTCATATGCATTAAGAGTAGTGTAGCATatccatgatccgtcaaactcaatctgacaggtgccccgcccctatcaaagtgtatcaaagtgtgtaacccctcccctcctcctgtcagccagctgtccctgaggctggctgatttccccttttgatatcgtttgatatactttaatttgttgcagtttgatattattcacgtattttgtttttatacgtagctcgagtttgattctgttagctgtgttttattcatgtatccatatagttcagaacttataacacaccaagctgtttatttgtgtctctacacgtatttgttttatatttttatacgtagctcgagtttgattctgttagctgtgttttattcatgtatccatatagttcagaacttataacacaccaagctatttatttgtggctctactgaacactaactaaatggtgaacattacctaaatgtttaggttaactgtgggtcagaggtttataacacctaggtcaattgttgtagtatttgctttcccaataaatgtttattttcacaaattgtacatgtattgtactgtagggttatgtagggttatctgcgggtcatttgcccaggcattgtgtattatttatgtttttataacgcagaatGTGTGATATTTgcattctcttttttgtgtctgtagatgtcatctgagaagttatttgtgtttctactgaacattaactaaatgattgtgtcaccttgattctgtaagctgtgtttattcacagtgtaccagattttctcttttgtgtatatatatatatatatataatatgcaccaatgttacaacacaagcaagtaaaaagcggtatgttttatacgaatataaattttatttctcacaataaaacagcatctcaaattttaaattagctaacagcatgatgctgacaaatgctatttgtgtatatataatacgccccaatgttacaacacaagcctgcagcatgttatttagcgtgttttattcatgttttatgtttgatattgttaatttgattctgggataacatttctcttttctctttgtgcatttctatcatatcaattagatactcatttttatatgaagttgttatgagtttacggcaggtatcagagcaatgtatttattttacacaacagtcacacaggacataatgatagtgtatctgcagcatgttatttagcgtgttttattcatgttttatgtttgatattgttaatttgattctgggataacatttctctttgtgcatttctatcatatcaattagatactcatttttttatatgaagctgttatgagtttacggcagttatcagagcaatgtatttattttacacaacagtcacacaggccataatgatagtgtatctgcagcatgttatttagcgtattttattcatgttttatgtttgatattgttaatttgattctgggataacatttctctttgtgcatttctatcatatcaattagatactcatttttatatgaagctgttatgagtttacggcagttatcagagcaatgtatttattttacacaacagtcacacaggccataatgatagtgtacctgcagcatgttatttagcgtgttttattcatgttttatgtttgatattgctaatttgattctgggataacatttctctttgtgcatttctatcatatcaattagatactcatttttatatgaagctgttatgtgtttacggcagttatcagagcaatgtatttattttacacaacagtcacacaggccataatgatagtgtatctgcagcatgttatttagcgtgttttattcatgttttatgtttgatattgttaatttgattctgggataacatttctctttgtgcatttctatcatatcaattagatactcatttttatatgaagttgttatgagtttacggcagttatcagagcaatgtatttattttacacaacagtcacacaggccataatgatagtgtatctgcagcatgttatttagcgtgttttattcatgttttatgtttgatatcgttaatttgattctgggataacatttctctttgtgcatttctatcatatcaattagatactcatttttatatgaagttgttatgagtttacggcagttatcagagcaatgtatttattttacgcaacagtcacacaggccataatgatagtgtatctgcagcatgttatttagcgtgttttattcatgttttatgtttgatattgttaacttgattctgggataacatttctctttgtgcatttctatcatatcaattagatactcatttttattttttttttattttttttatatgaagctgttatgagtttacggcagttatcagagcaatgtatttattttacacaacagtcacacaggccataatgatagtgtatctgcagcatgttatttagcgtgttttattcatgttttatgtttgatattgttaatttgattctgggataacatttctctttgtgcatttctatcatatcaattagatactcatttttatatgaagttgttatgagtttacggcagttatcagagcaatgtatttattttacacaacagtcacacaggccataatgatagtgtatctgcagcatgttatttagcgtgttttattcatattttatgtttgatattgttaatttgattctgggataacatttctctttgtgcatttctatcatatcaattagatactcatttttttatatgaagctgttatgagtttacggcagttatcagagcaatgtatttattttacacaacagtcacacaggccataatgatagtgtatctgcagcatgttatttagcgtgttttattcatgttttatgtttgatattgttaatttgattctgggataacatttctctttgtgcatttctatcatatcaattagatactcatttttttatatgaagctgttatgagtttacggcagttatcagagcaatgtatttattttacacaacagtcacacaggccataatgatagtgtatctgcagcatgttatttagtgtgttttattcatgtcttTATAACACACCATTTTTGatttttgatattgttaatttgattctgtgtcccgccttgtttgatttccccttttgatatagtttgatggcttacaaagacatttcaataatataattgcTATCAGATGTTagctataagtgtgaaactgacagacaagcacagctgtgtctctacaggacatgctggtcactagacagccagagtttctgtgggggagatatactaatggtaccgtcacacagtgcaatttagatcgctacgacggcacgatttgtgacgttgcatcgtcgcttaattatcgtttcaaacatcgtagactgcggtcacactacacgatgcacgacgctgaagcgataaattcatgacgtatttgcgatgtagaagtcgtatgggacagtcgtacggtcgtgtcacacacgacgattcagagcaaattttgcataatctgtgcgtgacgttgttcacaaggggcgtgttgtgccactagttagtgtggtgataggccaaaggttctgtgcacacaattggttggaaaatttgtcacctgagcgctattgttcccaatgccacttcactgctttcaaaatttcctttcttcacttcgtacttggacacttggtggacctggacatcagaattttgtacctcgctgaatataccacgctttgcaccgctgcttcgaggtatgtaaaccgcttgggcgtggtggatggaacgctgtatggacggcatgagtgcttcgttccaccgctgaagcgaagtggatggtacactgttgtgactggagggctacaatgtggcagatggtacgctgttgtgcttggttgtgactggtgggctacagcgtggtagatggaactcagtttgttcggcatgaccgcttcgttccaccgctgaagcgatgcggatggtacgctggtgtgactgcttatgaccggttgtgtgtgttgagctagagcgtggcagatggcacaatgtatggtcaccatgagcgctttgtgtggctgctgtagggaagcgggcggtacactgttttgggttatggtggcctatggcgcggcagatggaagaagcgatgcggatggtacgctgttgtgactggtcgtgactggtgggctacagcgtggtagatggaactcagtttgttcggcatgaccgcttcgttccgccgctgaaacgatgcggatggtacgctgttgtgactgcttatgaccggttgtgtctgttgcgctacagcgtggcagatggtacaatgtatggtcaccatgagcgctttgtgtggctgctgtagggaagcgggcggtacactgttttgggttatggtggcctatggcgcggcagatggaagaagcgatgcggatggtacgctgttgtgactggtcgtgactggtcgtgactggtgggctacagcgtggtagatggaactcagtttgttcggcatgaccgcttcgttccgccgctgaaacgatgcggatggtacgctgttgtgactgcttatgaccggttgtgtctgttgcgctacagcgtggcagatggtacaatgtatggtcaccatgagcgctttgtgtggctgctgtagggaagcgggcggtacactgttttgggttatggtggcctatggtgcggcagatggaagaagcgatgcggatggtacgctgttgtgactggtcgtgactggtcgtgactggtgggctacagcgtggtagatggaactcagtttgttcggcatgaccgcttcgttccgccgctgaagcgatgcggatggtacgctgttgtgactgcttatgaccggttgtgtctgttgagctagagcgtggcagatggtacaatgtatgttcaccatgagcgctttgtgtggctgctgtagggaagcgggcggtacactgttttgggttatggtggcctatggcgcggcagatggaagaagcgatggtaggcatgagcgctttgtgtggctgctgttgttaagcgtttggcacactggcaaaagtattgttaataggactctttgtcaaccatgtaatttttttttataattactttttagatgtcaaatcgtgtggagttcatcagggatttcatcgagatttatcagtcttttccctgcctctggaaaataaaatctcctgagtattgtaacagggaaaaggggagggagggttacttacagctcattgagctttacaatcgtcaggcaccagatgaggcagctaacgaagcagttattaaaaagaaaatccaggcgctccgcacggtctggaggaaggagctgaacaaggttcttcagactacaaggtccggagcttccactgaagaagtttatgtgccaaaactgtggtattttgagcatcttaattttctgagggaccaagaggtgccacggacttcaacgtgtcttcgattgttggcacctgtggaaccaatagtttcggagaaccacgccgagcaggagtcacaagggcaacaagtaagtagctctttggacgaaagttcaccaatgtgtcctataattacataatttttctctgcattttaggttttatacttctgattatcacatcagtttgaagttgttacaaaaacatgtacacataagtaaccctgtcgcagtcaagtattatatggggaacttaatatgtatgaaatggagatatatgtaaaccataccatctaagcaatatagaaaatagtatcgcttcaagctgccgatgtactcttgttgagactatttagactataaaatattggtcaggttcccatagcagtcagaacagtgtagttcaaagtattcaataaaagggagggttaaagaatattactaagcatcaaatatattataatctttttgttacctactacgaatatatagtttggatgcggttatggtggtactactttttgttgccgggttcataacttgtttttttttcccccccccaggatgacagtgcgcaggagagtacactagactgttcacaggactgcacaacaacagatttagtggaggctgcacctgccaggactcaatcgaggcaaggtccaagaaaacggaaagccacctcagacgcctcaaatgaactattgagcctggcaaagaaggtgttgacaagaaatgttagccctgcgttagaggggt
Encoded here:
- the LOC138681663 gene encoding uncharacterized protein — protein: MSNRVEFIRDFIEIYQSFPCLWKIKSPEYCNREKGREGYLQLIELYNRQAPDEAANEAVIKKKIQALRTVWRKELNKVLQTTRSGASTEEVYVPKLWYFEHLNFLRDQEVPRTSTCLRLLAPVEPIVSENHAEQESQGQQDDSAQESTLDCSQDCTTTDLVEAAPARTQSRQGPRKRKATSDASNELLSLAKKVLTRNVSPALEGFGHYVVDKLAKMDDNQRILAERLILEAVNKGTDGDLDKNTCLVSSRPIQRTEPSNFNGWSQGQTSMRHNPHVSHFGQPPPNNSYTPIPLHMASPIRHQNFQPEQSSYHNL